The Topomyia yanbarensis strain Yona2022 chromosome 3, ASM3024719v1, whole genome shotgun sequence nucleotide sequence ACACCTCGCCCTTGTCCAGGAACAGATCTTTCTTGTACATGTCAAGGAAGTCCTTGACGACGTCGTAGTCCTTTTGACGAGAAAAAGACGAGAACATTTACTATTATCTGTGTATACTCTAATCTGATGATGGAGTTCATTTTTGTTTAGTGAGTAATGATAGGTACCAAAGTCAGAACGTTCAATAGTGATACATACATCATACTTGGTTTTGTCCTCGACAATAGTTTTGGTGTACGGTAAATATTCATCATACTTCAGCGGCATGTGGATATTGCGCAAAACTTCAAAGAAGAATTTTTGCTTCTTCAGGATTTCCTTGTCAGCTGGAAGCAAAGATGAATGAGGATTACATTTTTAACGATGttttctgaaaaaatcagaGTATTACTCACCAACACGTTTATCATCACGTTTATCATCGCGTCTATCATCATCTGTGATCAATGATCCGCTGACCACGATGGCCAGACAGACAGCGACCGTTGCTACGATCAGCTTCATACTGGGAGACAACAGTTCTCTTCTAAGAAATGATGCGAACTGATTTAGGGACTCCACTGGGAGACTTTTATATGCCAAGGAATATTTCGCTATCACCTTCGTGAGTCCAAATTATCAAGTCGCAACAATGTATAGTGCAACATTGCATTCGTACCTTGATAAAACAATAACCCGCAATAAAATAGGTCAATTTCCTGCATCTTACATACATTGTAAAGGTAATCATTTCATTTTTGATAAGTTCATGCATTGAGAGAATTGGTTTCAAATCTGGTCTATAACATAATTAGGGcgaaaggttacaggatcgTCTGCAGTTAATCGTGAAAACCTATACATCAATAGCAAAGACAGTATggacgaaaacgataaaccgagaaaaataaaagttatttgaaaataacttttttttgcccaaactttttgttttcagtgtgtttttgtcgaaaactaaaccaataaaagtcataatcatctcataatccaatttcccaactgctagttgcctgatacatgcaaaaagtatcagtaacgcatttggtatatattcataacaaacttgaatgcagactggaagattggaagactggaagactcgaagactgaaagactggaaaactgcatttctcaaaaatgaaaacattttatgaaacaattgagaaactcttctaaaatttattttatgtctgttGGAGTAGCAGCactatacaaaaataagaaaaacttcgcaagcttgtgtagattccagtcttCATActaagcgcagaatggcattttttgcagCATCCCATGGGAAAGGActctgtgatgctattggtggcactcttAAGCGAATTTAAATTTCTGCTACAAATCCACggaacagtacaacaaaatgttaGAAGAACTCGGAGAAGTGTATAATTACGCCGATACAATATCTGGCACTcagaaattccacagttttttGACTATTCCTAGTGACAAAGTAGGGGcaaaaaggtattctaattcagaagataaaccaaaaatattttccttgtacagaaataatacaaaatagcatgcatgaagatagttttaagacaaatattatatataaaaataaataaataattatgtaaaattcaatacataatgttgtggtagTTATTTCTTTCCCTGATCCTTCTTCAGAACTAAACAAGAAAGtaaagaagtaataatggagtatttgtttaatgacacgaactcttttcaatggaattcttgattaatagtagctaaattagacaatatcttctcacatactgagttttattggattctgagatgattacgaCATTCATTAGTttagttttcgacaaaaatgCACCGAATCAAAAATCAGTTTaggcaaggaaaagtttttttcaaaatttttttttccttgaaagtgtccaacttgaatttttgacggtagctaggaaacataattacctatcgtGGAACAaattttcatccaaatcaaagatggtttttattttgtaaaatcgGTATTTTTAGTGTAGGGgtccatgaaattttttttaatattttcaatcaaaaattttactaattttgtgaaaatcactcctacaacatttttttgtgggATTTGTCattgccatttgaaaaaaattggtaaaatagtttgacccttttctaaagatagtctagatcatttttggaaaaacaaagtatgcaaagtgggttttgtgacaaagtcttcatgtacagaaagtttcattgaaatctgagagggtgctgccaactctgaatacgatttagcgtgAAATTCGtcatttagatctattgtggtatgctCCTTCCTTAATCTAAGTGTCTATGACATCACGATGtgcctaaaaccgttattaacacaaAAAATAACCAACAATTCGGCATACGACATTCGAAAGGTACAGTATCGAAgaatcttctcagtgaatttcaaaatgatccatcgagagattcgaaagatatagcgatttgaagtttgatgacacgtttcataaggctaccagcataCACCCACAGGTTTTGTCTTATCTTTATAAACAAGtcatatttgtctacttatttggtagatagcattcgaaagatatagtgtTAAactatatcccctgcaagttttaaaatatttcattgacggaaccgAAAGTTATAGCGATTTGAATTTGTATGCGGTAATCGATGGGTTTATCAATGCACTGCATTCGCAGAGCAAATGCTCTGATGTTTCACTTTCAGATCCGCAGACGCGGCATGTATCGTTTGAAAGCTTACCACATTTCTTAGGATGATATTTACTCGGACAGTGGTCCTGTCATGATGCTTAGTTCTTTGTTGTTTAGTCTAAGCAACTCCAGGCTTTCAACTCGTTGGGTGAGATAAACTTCTTTGATTGTCGTAGTCCAGGTGTGGTACTCCAATTGTTCTTTATAGCTGTGATTTCCCACTTTTTCAGTTCCATTTTGAGGACACTCGATGAGACTCCACAGAATGTTAACTTCTTGCTAATTCATCGGCTTTTTCGTTCCCTGCAACTCCAGAATTTCCTGGAACCCAGCATAAATTAACATGATTTTTCTCCGCCAATTGTTCTCATGCAAGAatacccgagcaaagtccaacatcaaaattacagcaaatagacaacaaattttgatatcaagaatcaaattgaaatcttattttgatatcaatttcaactttttcagatatgacatgatattttgatctcattttgatgtgctaacattcttagaaaaaaaattatttctattTTGACAAACATCAAGTTGATtccttattttgttatcaatgaaatatttcaccatctcaataagctttcaatttgctttcactgatagcataaatagttttctgtttgatgtcatagcgCAATTTTTCTgatttcgattttgatcttttaaccgttaaaacgaccaaaatgataacaacctgagcaatcattccctactacatcacaacatcaagtttagttctcaatttgctATAAGACTCTGCTCGGATACACTACTAGCTTTGAACGATATTTTGGAGCCCTTAATGCGTTGAGCGCAGCCTGACTATCTGAGAAAATGCAGATACTTGCGTACCGGTATTTTTTCTTCAGACATATGTTAGTGCTTTCTAGAATGGCATATATTTCTGCTTGAAACACTGTCGGCCAGTATCCCATGGTTTATTCCTGGtactgagggattccatgagaaaccggccgaccgcaaaatatgaccatcgtagatttgaacgaaactttgcaggtgtgttcggtgtatgaatctccatgatattctctggcaattggaatattttgatacaagagtgtCGAGGTTGTAGGGCGAAGGGAAAAGGCCGTTTTGTAGCGTAAAAGTTGTATTTAGCTTCAACTATaagttaataaaattatgtTAGTTGGCGTTACAATCGTGATTAAATTTAACTGTTCTTACAATTTGGTGGGCTGTACCCTTTTGTTCGCCCTTGCTGCCAGTCGTGGCTCTTTGCCAAATAATACTGTCTAAAAACATGTCAATTATAAATTTGTTTCCTTCCACGTTTTCTAGGATGCTTCTATTATATTATACCTTACCGCCTTTCAAATCTTTCCTGTTTTTCACTCTACTTTCACTTATACCTTACTGTACTTCTCTTTTAAACTTTTGCTTTTAATTTCACTTTCTATCTGCTGCCGTTCACACTGAGCTTCGATGAGTAAAAGAACTGCCAGATGAAACGTGGTCTAGTCGTTGACAGTTCGGTGATGTATCTCCGCTGTCATCAAATGACGTCTGTCACACATTGACGCGACGCTTATCTGCCGCCGCGTTGCTTTGATTCTGACGCGTTGCCTTTGTCAGGCAGTGTTGCCAGCTCGACGGTTTCTGCGTTGACAGTCTCCCCCGGGTGTAGTCCGGAGTCCGCCGGAGCTCCACTCTTCTTGACGTCGAGCAAAGCCAACCGCGTCACCGGTCGAATACAAGTCTTGTCGCCTATCTTCACGACCGCTCGTCGATTTCTGCCGTCCGCACGCTGCTTCAGGCGGACTATTCGCCCTCGCTCCCAGCCACTCCGTCTCGTCGGCTCCGCGACCATTACCAGGTCGCCTGGTTTCAATGATGGTGTCTCGCTGAACCATTTCGGTTGCCGGCGGATCACCGGCAGATATTCCACCAACCAGCGCCCCCAGAATACATTTAGCTGATGCTGGATCTGCTCCCAGGAATCCCCCAGGATTCGACACCGAACTGATTCGCTGAACTGTCTCGGTCCTTCATCTTCGTCGTTCATTTGCTTCATCCCATTCGAACTTAACAACAGGAAGTGGTTCGGGGTGAGGGCCTCGGTCTCCTCGCTCTCCAATGGCATATACGTCAGAGGCCTCGAGTTTACGACACTTTCAGCCTCTACGACCAACGTCTGCAACCCCTCGTCGTCAAGCTTTCCCTCGGAATACGCTTCTTTCATTGCAGTTTTAACGGACTGTACTAGGCGTTCCCACGCTCCGCCCATGTGTGGCGCTCCTGGTGGTATGAAGTTCCATTTCGTGTTTGCACTGGTAAACGTTGCGGACAGTCCCTGGCTTATCTGGTGCTGCAGTACTCGATCGGCTCCTTGGAAATTCGTTCCGTTGTCGCTGAAAAACTCGGCAGGTGGCCCGCGCCGTCCAACGAATCGGCGGACGCACGATATACAGGACTCCGTTGATAGTGTGTAGGCGATTTCTAGGTGTATGGCACGAATCGTTAGGCAGGTGAACAGTGCGACCCATCGCTTTACATTGGATCGCCCCAACTTCACCAGCAATGGTCCGAAATAATCCACCCCTGTGTAGGTGAAAGCTCGCTCGTGATGGGCTAAGCGGGCAGATGGCAGTGGTGCCATTGGAGGGATCATTGGTCTGGTTCGCCGTATTTTGCAGGACGGGCATTCTCTGCCCACTTTCTTGACCACCAATCGAAGCCTCGGGATAGCGTACAATTGTCGAACTTCGTTAACGACCGTTTCAGCATTGCTATGGCGAAAGTTGCGGTGGAATCGATGCACCAGAAGTTC carries:
- the LOC131687872 gene encoding uncharacterized protein LOC131687872, with protein sequence MSDEVQTLIRMATRPTKRQILRCVMTLFDPLGLLSSFIIHGKVLIQDLWREGTDWDEQVGDLVYEKWQRWIEMINHIAEIRIPRCYFPNATRRSEVAYSGAIYLRTLNEHGKPQCSLVAAKSKVAPLKPWSIPRLELQACVLGVRWSKFVKENLDVPVSKTVFWTDSRTALSWINADPRNYRQFVSCRVGEILEHTSVSDWRWVPSKSNPADEVTKWGSGPYFNHDSKWFQGPHFLNLLEADWTCRKEPVMVTVEEMRVSTLHHSSSEPTVDFDRFSSWDRLQRATAYVLRFLHNVSKKQPRYSGQLQQSELKAAEEVIFKLVQREQYPDEVAALSNKAPNETGQEVIGKNSCIYQMMPKLDEKGLLREQGRIAAVKNVAYNVRHPVILPRRHRVTELLVHRFHRNFRHSNAETVVNEVRQLYAIPRLRLVVKKVGRECPSCKIRRTRPMIPPMAPLPSARLAHHERAFTYTGVDYFGPLLVKLGRSNVKRWVALFTCLTIRAIHLEIAYTLSTESCISCVRRFVGRRGPPAEFFSDNGTNFQGADRVLQHQISQGLSATFTSANTKWNFIPPGAPHMGGAWERLVQSVKTAMKEAYSEGKLDDEGLQTLVVEAESVVNSRPLTYMPLESEETEALTPNHFLLLSSNGMKQMNDEDEGPRQFSESVRCRILGDSWEQIQHQLNVFWGRWLVEYLPVIRRQPKWFSETPSLKPGDLVMVAEPTRRSGWERGRIVRLKQRADGRNRRAVVKIGDKTCIRPVTRLALLDVKKSGAPADSGLHPGETVNAETVELATLPDKGNASESKQRGGR